The following proteins come from a genomic window of Edaphobacter sp. 4G125:
- a CDS encoding nucleoside hydrolase, whose protein sequence is MRFSALTLLLTLAFSAQVTFAQTRPATKIIVDTDVGDDIDDAFAIDLALSSPELQILGISSAWGDTTLRARMLDRMVCETGRKEIIVNSGISTKSATTFSQAAWAKAGIEHPHADAVTFLLEQIKAHPGEITLLAIGPLTNIGAAIDRDPAAFRKLQRVVLMGGSIHRGYGPVGTAPEPEYNIARDPVSAQKLLRSGVPIFMLPLDSTQIKFDAAKRSELASISTPMTDALQVLIAEWSRSTHQDSPTLFDAVAAAYAIDAKTCPMTPLHLEVDDKGMMRTTPGSPNANACLEPKEDAFFSLLMPRLLNQRLVGTETCIAAK, encoded by the coding sequence ATGCGATTCTCCGCGCTGACTCTTTTGCTAACCCTCGCATTTTCAGCACAGGTAACTTTTGCGCAAACCAGACCTGCCACCAAGATCATCGTTGATACCGATGTGGGAGACGACATCGACGATGCCTTTGCCATCGATCTCGCGCTTTCGAGCCCGGAGTTGCAGATCCTGGGGATATCCTCGGCCTGGGGAGATACGACCTTACGCGCTCGCATGCTCGATCGCATGGTCTGCGAGACCGGACGCAAAGAAATCATCGTAAATTCCGGAATTTCAACCAAATCCGCTACCACCTTTTCTCAGGCTGCCTGGGCGAAGGCAGGAATAGAACACCCGCACGCGGACGCCGTAACCTTCCTGCTGGAACAGATCAAGGCACATCCGGGCGAGATCACTCTTCTTGCGATTGGCCCTCTTACCAATATCGGCGCCGCGATCGACCGCGATCCCGCGGCCTTCCGTAAGTTGCAGCGCGTCGTCCTGATGGGCGGCTCGATCCACCGTGGATATGGACCTGTAGGAACAGCACCCGAGCCCGAGTACAACATCGCACGCGATCCAGTATCGGCTCAGAAGCTGCTCCGCTCCGGTGTGCCGATCTTTATGCTTCCACTGGATTCTACGCAGATTAAATTCGATGCAGCAAAACGATCTGAGCTAGCTTCCATCAGCACTCCCATGACCGACGCACTGCAGGTACTTATTGCAGAATGGAGCCGTTCCACGCACCAGGACTCACCCACTCTCTTTGACGCCGTAGCCGCAGCCTATGCCATCGACGCCAAAACCTGCCCCATGACTCCACTGCATCTCGAAGTAGATGACAAGGGCATGATGCGTACGACCCCAGGCAGTCCCAATGCAAATGCCTGCCTCGAGCCCAAGGAAGATGCCTTCTTTTCGCTGTTGATGCCGCGATTACTGAATCAGCGACTCGTCGGAACAGAAACCTGTATCGCCGCGAAGTAA
- a CDS encoding 2-dehydropantoate 2-reductase: MARIAIVGVGAIGGVVASLLQTAGRHELVLCVRRPLEQLVVQTPEQEIHIKATILTHPEEASSVDWVMVATKAYDVETTARWFDALCAKGAPVAVLQNGVEHRERFAPYQAKEKIVPVIVDCPAERRSSQEGVNHIVQRGPMSLRVPEGNLGREFVDLFAGTAADAAAVEDWTTVAWKKLCHNAVGALPALLLKPAGVLREEAIGAVALDMVRECIAVGRAEGAAFADSFAKEVLSACRRAAPDSINSLHADRIAGRPMEIDARNGAIVRKGHAHGIPTPTNAMAVALLEALTAK; the protein is encoded by the coding sequence ATGGCACGAATTGCAATCGTTGGAGTAGGGGCGATCGGCGGTGTTGTTGCTTCGTTGCTACAGACAGCTGGCCGCCATGAACTTGTGTTGTGCGTGCGGCGGCCTCTTGAGCAGCTTGTGGTACAGACTCCGGAGCAGGAGATACACATCAAGGCGACCATTCTTACGCACCCTGAAGAGGCGAGTTCTGTGGATTGGGTGATGGTTGCCACGAAGGCCTACGATGTTGAAACAACGGCACGCTGGTTCGATGCACTTTGCGCCAAAGGCGCTCCAGTTGCTGTGTTGCAGAACGGAGTTGAGCATCGTGAGCGGTTCGCTCCTTATCAGGCCAAAGAAAAGATCGTGCCGGTGATCGTGGACTGTCCTGCGGAACGGCGCTCTTCACAGGAAGGTGTAAATCACATCGTTCAACGTGGTCCTATGAGCCTGCGCGTTCCCGAGGGCAATCTTGGGCGTGAGTTTGTAGATCTCTTTGCCGGGACTGCTGCCGATGCTGCAGCAGTGGAAGACTGGACGACAGTGGCCTGGAAGAAACTCTGCCACAATGCTGTCGGCGCTCTTCCTGCCCTGTTATTGAAGCCAGCAGGGGTTCTTCGCGAAGAGGCGATTGGGGCGGTTGCTCTCGATATGGTGCGGGAGTGCATTGCGGTTGGCCGGGCTGAAGGCGCAGCTTTTGCAGATTCCTTCGCGAAAGAGGTGCTGTCCGCATGCCGTAGAGCCGCTCCGGATTCGATCAATTCGCTCCATGCCGATAGGATTGCTGGCCGCCCGATGGAGATCGACGCCCGCAACGGAGCCATCGTGCGAAAGGGACACGCACACGGCATTCCTACTCCAACGAATGCAATGGCTGTGGCTCTGCTCGAGGCACTGACTGCGAAGTAG
- a CDS encoding methyltransferase family protein, translating into MKATAWEFRLRYWIHLVIYVLGFTAPWDRWLHLDSIRTWQLMASWPARSKWLSFSNATIAVLAVGIVLALLAALLRTWGAAYMDASVVHHTAMHGEQVVADGPYRRVRNPLYDGMFLHTLALALLMPPSGAVFAIVLIGVFQLRLILAEEVFLTEKLGEPYRQYCSRVPRLLPALQPKIPGSGVQASWGMAFLSEIYMWGVFVSFAALGWRYNSMLILQGVIVSLGVSLVTRAFLPKMRVAAE; encoded by the coding sequence ATGAAAGCAACCGCCTGGGAGTTTCGTCTTCGTTACTGGATTCACCTCGTCATCTATGTGCTCGGCTTTACGGCTCCGTGGGACCGCTGGCTGCATCTGGATTCCATCCGGACATGGCAACTGATGGCTTCGTGGCCGGCAAGGAGCAAATGGCTGAGCTTCAGCAACGCAACGATTGCGGTCCTGGCCGTGGGCATTGTTCTTGCCCTGCTCGCCGCGTTGCTGCGGACGTGGGGTGCGGCTTATATGGACGCATCCGTGGTTCACCATACCGCAATGCACGGGGAGCAGGTCGTTGCCGATGGACCCTATCGCAGGGTCCGCAATCCCTTGTATGACGGGATGTTTCTCCACACATTGGCTCTGGCGTTACTGATGCCTCCGAGCGGTGCGGTCTTCGCCATCGTGCTAATCGGCGTGTTTCAGTTGCGACTGATCCTGGCGGAAGAGGTTTTCCTCACGGAAAAACTAGGGGAACCCTATCGCCAGTATTGCTCACGGGTCCCGCGACTACTGCCTGCCCTGCAACCGAAAATACCAGGATCAGGGGTGCAGGCGTCCTGGGGAATGGCCTTTCTAAGTGAGATCTATATGTGGGGCGTGTTCGTCTCCTTCGCCGCGCTGGGGTGGCGGTATAACTCCATGCTGATTCTTCAGGGAGTCATCGTCTCGCTGGGAGTTTCACTGGTGACAAGGGCGTTTCTTCCCAAAATGCGGGTTGCCGCAGAGTAA
- a CDS encoding MFS transporter, whose amino-acid sequence MLAERSTRVRLFLAFWLFILSGVAFLDRTNISIAGLHISTEYGLGNQRLGWIFSAFLIGYAIFQLPAGWLAARFGPRKVLTVGVIWWAVATALTAILPSGIPHAVSLLIAIRFGLGAGESVVYPAANQFVARWIPTEERGFINGLIFAGVGAGSGLTPPLLTWMITHHGWRAVFWFSAILGLAVGLVWWYVSRDTPDEHPWISPAELREIHNGLPANPIVATEEGSVPEKISWSAIFHRRDLAALMMGYFSFGYIAWIFFSWFFLYMAQVRGLDLRESALFTMLPFLSMTICSLGGGVLSDRLTHRFGLRVGRCAVAAAALALTAICLVAGSQAAHPQTAAIILAIGAGALYISQSSFWSVSADIAGHNSGVFSSVVNMGGQVGAAITASLTPWIALRFGWNVSFGVAGALAVISALCWLTVHPERPLDTKGA is encoded by the coding sequence ATGCTCGCCGAACGTTCGACACGGGTCCGTCTGTTTCTTGCCTTCTGGCTCTTCATTCTGAGTGGCGTTGCCTTTCTGGATCGCACCAATATCTCCATCGCGGGCCTGCACATCAGCACAGAATATGGTCTTGGAAATCAGCGGCTTGGCTGGATCTTCAGTGCCTTTCTGATCGGATACGCCATCTTTCAGCTACCGGCAGGATGGCTGGCGGCGCGTTTTGGCCCGCGTAAGGTCCTGACCGTCGGGGTGATCTGGTGGGCGGTGGCCACTGCGCTGACGGCGATCCTGCCGTCGGGGATTCCCCACGCTGTCTCCCTCTTGATTGCAATCCGCTTTGGCCTCGGCGCTGGAGAATCGGTGGTCTATCCCGCGGCAAATCAGTTCGTCGCCCGCTGGATTCCGACGGAAGAGCGTGGCTTTATCAATGGACTGATCTTTGCCGGAGTCGGTGCAGGAAGCGGTCTTACACCGCCTCTGCTGACCTGGATGATTACCCATCATGGATGGCGAGCTGTCTTCTGGTTCAGCGCGATCCTTGGCCTCGCGGTAGGACTCGTCTGGTGGTATGTGTCCCGGGATACTCCGGACGAACACCCCTGGATCTCTCCCGCGGAGCTGCGAGAGATCCACAACGGGCTGCCTGCAAACCCTATAGTGGCAACAGAAGAGGGTTCTGTTCCTGAAAAGATCTCCTGGAGCGCAATCTTTCATCGGCGCGATTTGGCGGCCCTGATGATGGGCTACTTCAGCTTTGGCTATATCGCGTGGATTTTCTTCAGCTGGTTCTTTCTCTACATGGCGCAGGTACGTGGCCTTGATTTAAGAGAGAGCGCACTTTTCACCATGCTGCCGTTCCTTTCGATGACAATTTGCAGCCTCGGTGGTGGAGTTTTGAGTGATCGGCTGACTCATCGCTTTGGGTTACGCGTCGGACGGTGTGCCGTAGCGGCTGCGGCGCTGGCACTCACCGCAATATGTCTTGTAGCCGGATCTCAGGCCGCGCATCCGCAGACCGCCGCAATTATTCTTGCGATTGGCGCGGGCGCTCTCTATATCTCGCAAAGCTCGTTCTGGTCGGTCTCCGCTGATATTGCGGGACACAACTCGGGCGTATTCTCCAGCGTGGTTAATATGGGAGGGCAGGTGGGTGCAGCGATTACCGCATCCTTGACTCCCTGGATCGCCCTACGGTTTGGATGGAATGTATCGTTTGGCGTGGCCGGCGCCCTAGCCGTCATCAGCGCCCTCTGCTGGTTGACGGTCCATCCAGAACGCCCCTTGGATACGAAGGGGGCTTGA
- a CDS encoding aldo/keto reductase family oxidoreductase, which translates to MSDLKSHPGGTFTFPHTSITVNRMGYGAMQLAGPHVFGPPRDYNEAVDVLREAVASNVNHIDTSDFYGPHVTNQIIKEALHPYQEDLTIVTKVGARRGDDGSWILDTSRQCLIDSVHDNLRNLGLERLDIVNLRVGGVSQPTEASIGEPFTVLAELQRQGLIQHLGLSNITRTQLEEVQKIAPVVCVQNFYNLANRTDDAFIDLLAAQGIAYVPFFPLGGFTPLQSSTLESTASALSATSMQVALAWLLQRSPNILLIPGTSSHTHLRENIAAAGLKLPSEAIEDLNTIAG; encoded by the coding sequence ATGAGCGATCTGAAGAGCCATCCTGGCGGGACCTTTACGTTTCCCCATACCTCTATCACTGTAAACCGTATGGGTTACGGCGCTATGCAGCTGGCTGGACCCCATGTTTTCGGTCCGCCGCGCGACTACAACGAAGCAGTGGACGTGTTGCGCGAGGCTGTGGCAAGTAACGTCAACCACATCGATACCAGCGATTTCTACGGGCCGCATGTCACCAACCAGATCATCAAGGAAGCCCTGCATCCGTATCAGGAGGACCTCACCATCGTTACCAAAGTCGGCGCACGCCGTGGCGACGATGGCTCCTGGATTCTCGACACTTCCCGGCAATGCCTGATCGACAGTGTCCATGACAATCTGCGTAATCTTGGCCTAGAACGGCTTGATATTGTGAACCTGCGCGTAGGTGGAGTAAGCCAGCCGACAGAAGCTTCCATCGGCGAACCCTTCACTGTACTTGCTGAGTTGCAACGACAAGGCCTCATTCAGCATCTCGGGCTTTCGAACATCACACGAACACAGCTTGAAGAGGTACAGAAGATTGCTCCTGTCGTCTGCGTTCAGAACTTCTACAACCTGGCGAATCGTACTGACGATGCCTTTATCGATCTTCTCGCAGCACAAGGGATTGCGTATGTGCCTTTCTTCCCGCTTGGAGGATTTACGCCGCTGCAATCGTCTACGCTTGAGTCCACCGCATCTGCACTCTCTGCAACGTCCATGCAGGTGGCACTGGCCTGGTTGCTTCAGCGTTCGCCGAATATCCTGCTGATTCCAGGCACATCATCTCATACGCATCTGCGCGAAAATATCGCTGCCGCTGGATTGAAACTGCCTTCTGAAGCTATCGAGGACCTGAACACAATCGCTGGATAA
- a CDS encoding TetR/AcrR family transcriptional regulator, with protein MRKPLKPPLEPRKSPVQARSSASVQAIREAAVQVLLKEGKERLTTRRIADRAGVSVGTLYQYFPNKSALLQAVLRDHLEGIAEALRAACEEWKGATLDQMATGLVDDFMKAKLRHVETSRALYFISDDIGGAAIARQNAVHNVSAVAALLESAPQKLIESPQVVASIVLATLAGVSRRMLEARLQDGELEAMQQGLKTMVRAYLQAVTSPA; from the coding sequence TTGCGAAAGCCACTGAAACCTCCACTGGAGCCTCGTAAATCGCCTGTGCAGGCGCGTTCGAGTGCAAGTGTGCAGGCCATTCGCGAAGCCGCTGTTCAGGTTTTGCTCAAAGAGGGTAAGGAGCGTCTTACAACCAGAAGGATCGCAGATCGCGCTGGCGTCTCCGTGGGAACGCTCTATCAGTATTTTCCAAATAAGAGCGCTTTGTTGCAGGCGGTGCTACGCGATCATCTTGAGGGAATCGCCGAGGCGCTTCGGGCGGCTTGCGAAGAGTGGAAGGGCGCGACACTCGATCAGATGGCTACTGGATTGGTCGATGACTTTATGAAGGCGAAGCTGCGTCATGTGGAGACCAGCAGGGCACTCTACTTCATTAGCGACGATATAGGTGGCGCCGCCATCGCCCGCCAGAACGCAGTGCACAATGTCTCCGCGGTCGCCGCGCTGCTGGAGTCCGCACCGCAGAAACTGATCGAGAGCCCACAGGTAGTCGCGTCGATTGTACTGGCTACCCTGGCAGGAGTAAGCCGGCGAATGCTGGAGGCCCGACTGCAAGACGGCGAACTCGAGGCGATGCAGCAGGGATTAAAAACGATGGTACGTGCCTATCTACAGGCGGTAACCAGCCCCGCCTGA
- a CDS encoding linear amide C-N hydrolase: MLRDTGFFRASAFAAALLVSATQSLDACSRAVFLGENGAVITGRTMDWKVDVGTNLYILPRGIHHVGKANPRSLEWTSKYGSVVATGYEAATTDGMNEKGLVANALWLVESKYPDIHSSSKPVLPLSIWAQYVLDNFATVQEAVSTLEKEPFLVWTTSIPGEERLATLHFSISDATGDSAIVEYIEGRQVIHHNRSYQVMTNSPIFEEQLALQQYWKQIGGTTFLPGTNRAADRFARASFYINAIPKDDNPDIEVASVFSVMRNVSVPYGITTPGEPNISSTRWRTVADQKRLIYCFESALTPNTFWVNFKDVDFSTSTGVRKLDLGKDQSNTFSGNVAKEFKAALPFTFLGY, encoded by the coding sequence ATGTTGAGAGATACAGGATTCTTCAGGGCTTCCGCGTTCGCTGCTGCATTGCTTGTTTCTGCCACCCAGTCCCTTGATGCGTGCAGCCGGGCAGTTTTCCTTGGAGAAAATGGGGCGGTTATTACCGGCCGCACGATGGACTGGAAGGTCGATGTTGGGACCAACCTCTACATTCTGCCTCGCGGCATTCATCATGTGGGTAAGGCCAATCCACGTTCCCTCGAATGGACCTCCAAATATGGCAGTGTCGTCGCGACCGGATATGAGGCGGCAACTACGGATGGAATGAATGAAAAGGGCCTTGTTGCCAATGCTTTGTGGCTGGTCGAATCGAAATATCCCGACATTCACTCCAGCAGCAAACCTGTTCTTCCGCTCTCCATCTGGGCCCAGTATGTCCTGGACAACTTCGCGACCGTGCAGGAGGCCGTCTCCACGCTTGAAAAAGAACCTTTTCTTGTTTGGACTACGAGCATTCCTGGCGAAGAAAGACTGGCCACGCTCCACTTCTCCATCTCTGACGCTACTGGAGACAGCGCCATTGTGGAGTACATCGAGGGGCGGCAGGTGATCCACCACAATCGCAGCTACCAGGTAATGACCAACTCCCCCATCTTTGAAGAGCAACTTGCTCTACAGCAATACTGGAAACAGATCGGGGGCACAACCTTTCTTCCCGGTACGAATCGAGCCGCCGACCGCTTCGCACGTGCCTCCTTCTACATCAATGCCATTCCGAAGGACGACAATCCCGACATCGAGGTCGCCAGCGTCTTCAGCGTCATGCGCAATGTCTCCGTGCCCTATGGCATCACCACTCCCGGCGAGCCCAACATCTCCTCCACGCGATGGCGCACCGTCGCTGACCAGAAACGCCTGATTTATTGCTTCGAATCTGCGCTCACACCCAACACTTTCTGGGTCAACTTCAAAGACGTCGATTTCTCCACCAGTACCGGGGTCAGAAAGCTCGATTTAGGAAAAGACCAGAGCAACACGTTTTCGGGCAACGTGGCGAAGGAGTTCAAAGCAGCGCTGCCTTTTACTTTTCTGGGATACTGA
- the thrS gene encoding threonine--tRNA ligase, with product MSEQIKIQLPDGSVREVARGTTPYDIAMSISPRLAAAVVVARVKPLTQESANNEETTDETEENSEAAMYGGAGEAGERLVDLSAPLTEDVSLELLKETDAAALKVVRHSAAHVMATAILELFPETRLGHGPATDQGFFYDVYRETPFSEADLAAIETRMAEVVARDEKFVREHESREKGLDDYKKHGDFMKVHFIERFTKPGDEISLYKNGNFTDFCRGPHVPSTGRVKAFKVTSIAGAYWLGDEKNQQLQRVYGTAFFNAKDMEAHFKRLEEIKARDHRVLGKQLDLFSIQEVAGAGLIFWHPKGGLIRKTMEDWMRDECIRRGYEMVFTPHIMKRELWKISGHDGYYAENMYPPMELDDAEYRLKPMNCPGHILIYRNSPKSYRDLPQRYAELGNVYRYERSGTMHGLLRVRGFTQDDAHIFCTPEQVESEIAACVEFADEVLKAFGFAEFKVELSTWDPKDPKNYVGKAEHWDGAVASLEKVLDAKGIPYRVIPGEAAFYGPKIDIKLVDVLGRLWQLSTVQFDFNLPQRFELEYTGEDGEKHRPVMVHRALFGSVERFFGVLIEHYAGAFPLWLAPVQVGIVPISEKHLEYAKSVKAKLEAAGLRVELDERNEKMNAKIREFTLQKVPFVLVMGDKEAAAEAVSVRTRGKGDEGSVALTSFIERATALVASRGVALS from the coding sequence ATGAGCGAGCAGATAAAGATACAGCTTCCGGATGGGTCGGTGCGCGAGGTTGCGCGCGGAACAACCCCATATGACATTGCGATGAGCATCTCTCCACGCCTTGCGGCGGCCGTAGTCGTGGCACGGGTCAAGCCGCTGACGCAGGAATCAGCGAATAACGAGGAAACGACCGACGAGACGGAGGAGAACTCCGAAGCCGCAATGTATGGCGGCGCTGGCGAGGCCGGCGAGCGGTTGGTCGATCTATCCGCTCCGCTCACCGAAGATGTATCGCTGGAGCTGTTGAAGGAAACCGACGCTGCTGCCCTCAAGGTGGTGCGGCACTCCGCCGCCCACGTCATGGCGACAGCAATCCTCGAGCTTTTCCCCGAAACCAGGTTGGGGCATGGGCCTGCAACCGATCAGGGATTCTTCTATGACGTCTACCGAGAGACTCCGTTCAGCGAGGCCGACCTCGCAGCGATCGAAACCCGCATGGCCGAGGTGGTCGCACGCGACGAAAAGTTCGTGCGCGAACATGAGTCTCGCGAGAAGGGGCTTGACGACTATAAGAAGCACGGCGACTTCATGAAGGTGCACTTCATCGAGAGGTTCACGAAGCCGGGTGATGAAATCTCGCTGTACAAGAATGGCAACTTCACAGACTTCTGCCGCGGGCCGCACGTGCCTTCGACGGGCCGTGTAAAAGCCTTCAAGGTGACCAGCATCGCCGGGGCGTACTGGCTGGGGGATGAGAAGAATCAGCAGTTGCAGCGCGTCTATGGCACAGCCTTCTTCAACGCGAAGGACATGGAGGCGCACTTCAAGCGGCTGGAAGAGATCAAGGCGCGCGATCACCGCGTTTTGGGCAAGCAGCTTGATCTGTTCTCGATTCAGGAGGTCGCAGGCGCGGGCTTGATCTTCTGGCATCCAAAGGGCGGGCTAATCCGCAAGACCATGGAAGACTGGATGCGCGATGAATGTATCCGTCGCGGTTACGAAATGGTATTTACGCCACATATTATGAAGCGGGAGTTGTGGAAGATCTCGGGCCATGATGGCTACTACGCGGAGAATATGTATCCGCCAATGGAGCTTGATGACGCCGAGTATCGGCTGAAGCCGATGAACTGCCCTGGCCACATCCTGATCTACAGGAACTCTCCGAAGAGCTATCGCGACCTGCCGCAGCGGTATGCCGAGCTGGGCAACGTCTATCGCTACGAGCGCTCTGGAACCATGCACGGACTCTTGCGCGTGCGCGGCTTTACGCAGGACGATGCGCACATCTTCTGCACTCCGGAACAGGTCGAGAGCGAGATTGCTGCATGCGTGGAGTTCGCTGACGAAGTCTTGAAGGCCTTCGGATTTGCGGAGTTCAAGGTCGAACTCTCTACCTGGGACCCGAAAGATCCAAAAAACTATGTCGGCAAGGCAGAGCACTGGGACGGCGCCGTGGCTTCGCTCGAAAAAGTGCTGGATGCCAAAGGAATCCCCTATCGCGTGATTCCGGGCGAAGCCGCCTTCTACGGCCCGAAGATCGACATCAAGCTAGTCGACGTACTGGGACGGCTGTGGCAACTCTCCACAGTGCAGTTCGACTTCAACCTGCCACAGCGCTTCGAGCTGGAGTACACCGGCGAAGACGGCGAGAAGCACCGACCAGTAATGGTGCATCGCGCTCTGTTCGGCTCGGTGGAGCGGTTCTTCGGCGTGCTGATCGAACACTATGCTGGAGCATTTCCGCTATGGCTGGCTCCGGTGCAGGTTGGCATCGTACCGATCAGCGAAAAGCACCTGGAATATGCAAAGAGCGTAAAGGCGAAGCTCGAAGCCGCTGGGTTACGAGTGGAGTTGGATGAGCGGAACGAGAAGATGAACGCAAAAATCCGCGAGTTCACTCTACAGAAGGTGCCGTTCGTCCTTGTCATGGGAGATAAGGAAGCTGCCGCCGAAGCAGTTAGCGTGCGGACACGAGGCAAAGGCGACGAAGGCTCCGTTGCTCTGACAAGCTTCATCGAGCGGGCAACCGCACTAGTGGCCAGCCGCGGCGTAGCGCTGTCGTAA
- a CDS encoding SRPBCC family protein, with product MSSPVLPASGMRVGSLQAGDIIRWQMGLGKARLEYRSRIDIIRPYSYFREVMATKGIFLYYEHEHHFARMDDGTRVRNEIRFTTRLGVLGRPLELTLFRTGLMQMLARRNARLKAIAESNEWKGYLQVAPAVAGQGKSQEKFAVAEPQSRINMQRFA from the coding sequence ATGTCCTCGCCTGTCCTGCCCGCCTCAGGAATGCGGGTAGGCTCCTTACAGGCTGGAGACATCATCCGATGGCAAATGGGACTGGGAAAGGCCCGGCTCGAGTACCGTAGCCGCATCGACATTATCCGGCCCTACTCCTACTTTCGTGAGGTTATGGCCACCAAGGGTATCTTCCTCTATTACGAGCACGAGCATCACTTTGCGCGAATGGACGATGGAACCAGAGTGCGCAACGAGATTCGTTTTACTACCCGGCTGGGCGTCCTGGGACGCCCCTTGGAGCTCACCCTCTTCCGAACAGGCCTGATGCAAATGCTGGCCCGCCGGAATGCGCGTTTGAAGGCCATTGCCGAATCCAATGAGTGGAAAGGCTATCTTCAAGTAGCACCGGCCGTTGCGGGCCAGGGCAAATCGCAGGAGAAGTTTGCTGTTGCCGAACCGCAAAGCCGAATCAACATGCAACGTTTTGCGTAG
- a CDS encoding PEP-CTERM sorting domain-containing protein, whose translation MRRVSIALLLLLVFASAATGVQVHASTECARWVAEYRDELAHSDLVKRANAARHRLHRYVHRKVAAFHPSQPKPRVRVLPARFQRPKMTREELLRQLEFACGDLPADPVELAENVKFQPTPAFTFGIAPGDDLTGPLGGGDAPQSLLASNNGPGYGGNYPIGGIGGWGGGGGSGPRNPGGNGGNNPPGEGNPGGGNPGGGNPPTAVAPEPGSLLLMATGLVGAAGVIRRRKASGR comes from the coding sequence ATGCGTCGCGTTTCTATTGCCTTACTTCTTCTCCTGGTCTTTGCCTCCGCTGCGACGGGGGTGCAAGTCCACGCCTCCACCGAGTGCGCACGCTGGGTTGCGGAGTATCGTGACGAGCTGGCACACTCCGACTTGGTGAAACGCGCAAACGCGGCGCGGCACCGGTTGCATCGCTATGTGCATCGCAAGGTCGCCGCCTTCCATCCTTCTCAGCCCAAGCCTCGAGTCCGGGTGCTTCCGGCTCGCTTCCAGCGGCCAAAGATGACCCGTGAAGAGTTATTACGCCAGCTCGAGTTTGCCTGCGGTGATCTTCCAGCAGATCCAGTAGAACTGGCCGAGAACGTCAAATTCCAACCCACCCCGGCCTTTACCTTTGGCATCGCCCCAGGCGATGACTTGACCGGCCCTCTGGGTGGAGGGGATGCTCCACAGAGCTTGCTGGCTTCAAATAACGGGCCAGGTTATGGCGGAAACTATCCGATCGGCGGTATTGGAGGATGGGGAGGTGGTGGCGGATCCGGCCCTAGAAACCCCGGCGGCAATGGAGGAAACAATCCTCCTGGAGAAGGCAATCCCGGCGGAGGGAACCCTGGAGGCGGAAATCCTCCGACAGCAGTAGCACCTGAACCGGGCAGCCTCTTATTGATGGCGACCGGACTGGTTGGGGCTGCAGGCGTGATTCGACGCCGCAAGGCATCCGGACGTTAG
- a CDS encoding Jag family protein: MENLEAKKKKVADFLQTLTSPGRLNLKFTILDTPPASADSSAEISVEFSGPDVPLLLARNGELLLSLEHLAAKVLRFEHEDHDRISFDAENFKVLRNQELRMAAEVAIERVRRTGQPYSFSPMNSRERRLLHLALASSGLHTESSGDGARRFVVLYPEGEKPAPGPTKEDRVKAIRQRFRRR; this comes from the coding sequence ATGGAAAATCTGGAAGCAAAAAAGAAGAAGGTCGCTGACTTCCTCCAGACCCTCACCTCTCCGGGTCGTCTGAATCTGAAGTTCACTATCCTTGACACTCCCCCTGCCAGCGCAGATTCTTCTGCCGAGATTTCGGTTGAGTTTTCTGGGCCCGATGTTCCCCTACTGCTTGCGCGCAATGGAGAGTTGCTGCTTTCGCTTGAACACCTTGCAGCCAAGGTCCTTCGCTTCGAGCACGAAGACCACGATCGCATTTCCTTTGATGCAGAGAACTTCAAGGTCCTCCGTAATCAGGAGCTTCGCATGGCGGCTGAGGTGGCTATCGAGCGCGTTCGGCGCACTGGGCAGCCGTATAGTTTTTCCCCCATGAATTCGCGGGAGCGCCGCCTTTTGCATCTTGCGCTGGCGTCCTCAGGCCTCCATACGGAATCTTCAGGGGACGGGGCTCGCCGCTTTGTCGTCCTTTACCCCGAGGGAGAAAAACCGGCTCCGGGGCCCACGAAAGAAGATCGCGTCAAGGCGATTCGCCAGCGGTTCCGCCGCCGTTAA